The genomic interval ATGTGCTCGACGACCTCGAACGCGCACACGAGGTCGAAGCCCGACGCGTCGATCGAGTCGAGCGGGCCGTGGACGAGCGTCGCGTCGACGCCCGCGGCCGCCGCGCGTCCGCGGGCGGCCGCGAGGCTCGCGCCGTCGAGCTCGACCCCGGTGTAGCGGTGCCGCTGCGCGAGCCGGACCCCGACGGCGCCCTGACCGCAGCCGACCTCGAGCACGCGGGCGCCCTCTGCGGGCAGCGCGCGTGCGACGAGGCGGGACGCGACGTCCCAGCGCAGCCGAGCGTAGGGGGTCAGCGGCGGCAGCGGCACGGCGCGCAGCCTAGCGGCTCCTCGCGGGACGGACCAGCATGCCCACGGCCGCGAAGACGAGGTCCACCACGGTGAGCAGCGCACGCGTGAGCAGCACGACCAGCAGCACCGCGGCGTGCGGAAGGGCGCCGGCGAGGAGCGCGAGCAGCACCGCCTCACGCACCCCGGCGCCCGCGGGCACGAACACGACGACGAACCCGGCGACCCACGCGAGCGCGTACCCGCCGACGAGCATGACGAGCGTGCGCCCGGTCGCGTCCAGGCCGAGGCCTGTCGCCAGCAGCCACACGTGGACGCCCGCGACCACCCAGCTCAGCACCGACCAGCCGACCGCGACGCCCAGGCCGCCCCAGCTCAGCGGCCGCTCCAGCGGGGGCGTCGCAGCAGCCGCAGCCCGACGCCCACCAGGCGCCCCAGCACCGCCGGAACCAGCAGCACCAGCAGCAAGGGAGCGACCCACGCCAGCCACCCCCAGCCGTGCAGGTCTCCCGCTCCGGCGACCGACAGGCACACGGCCGCCGTCACCGTGCCCGAGACCACCCCGAGCAGCACCGCCAGCGCCATCGCCGCGAGCGACCGGGCTCGCGGCACCTTGTGGTCGGCCCCGATCTCTGCCGCGGCCACGACGTTCCAGACCCCGCCGGGCACGTACTTGCCGATCTGGCTCACGCCGAACACGGCGACCGCCGGTCGCAGCGGCAGCGGCGAGCCGAGGTCGGCGAGCAGCGCCCGCCACGACAGGAAGGTGCACCACACGTAGACGAGCCCGGCGGCACCGGCCCCGGCCAGGTGGGCGCCCGGCATGCGCCGCGCGGCCACGGCGAGCTCGTCCCACGACGCCGCGACCGCGACGACCGCGAGCGCGACGGCCGCCACGAGGAACACCCACCTCACGACGGGCGAGCGCAGCACGGCCAGCGCACGGCGGGCCGACGGGCGGGCCGCGGTGGTCATGCCGCCGCGCTTCCGAGGCTGGCGGCGAGCCGGCCCAGCAGCGGCGCGACGACGACGGCGGGCCGCACCTCGTCGCGGCCGGCCCTCGCCCGCGCTGCCGCGGCGGCGTAGCGGGCCGGGTCCGCGAGCTCGGCGAGGCGGGCCGCGAGCGCCGCCGCGTCCGCCGGTGGTACGAGCTCGAGGTGCTCGCCGAGCGCCCGGCGCTGCGGAGCGGTGTCGGAGGTGACGACGACGCGCCCGGCCGCCAAGCCTTGGTACACCTTGTTGGGCACGACGCGCAGCCCCTTGGGCGTGGCGGAGAAGATGCCGAGGCACACGTGGTGGGAGGCGACGATCCCGGGCAGCGCGGCCGGGTCGATCCACTCGTGCCAGGTCACGCGCACCGAGCCGGCGGTGCCCGACGGCGCGGCGGCCCGGGTCGCGGCGAGGTCCTGGCCGCTGCCGACCATCGTCACGTCGAGCGGCGTCCCGGCGGCGGCCGCGAGCGTGAGCGCCGCTCCGATGACGGGCGCGCCCTGGAGCGGGGTGAACAGGCCGAAGAAGACGACGCGCAGCGGCTCGCCGTCGGCGGGACCCGCCGCGGCCGCGTCGGGCTCGCCCGCCGCGAGCCACGCGTCGGGTGCCCCGACCGGCACGACGACGCCCTTGCCGGGGTCGCGAAGCATCGCCAGGTGCTCGGCGGTGTCGACGAGCACGACGTCGGCGGCCCGCGTCGCCGCGCGGTCCAGCAGCCCCAGCACGCGCACGCGCAGGCCGCGGGCCCCCCGGTCGAGCGCGGTGTCGGCGGCGAAGACCAGGTGGTCGAGCACGAGCGTGGTGCGCGGGTACAGGACGCGCGCGAGCAGCACGTCGAAGTGCCCGAGGTACCCGACGAGCACGGCTGCGGGCGTGCCGCGGCGGGCGCGCAGTGTGACGGCGGCGGCGGTCAGGCGCGCCCAGCACGTGAGCATCCGCACGAGCAGCACGGGCAGGCGCCACGGCTCGCGCAGCATGCGCACGCGTTCGGCCGTGGTGAAGCCGAGCGGGCGGTTGACCTCGACGACCTCACGCCCGTGGGCGCGCAGCCCCGCGACCAGGATCCCGGCGCGCGGGTGACGCGCGGCGTCGTACGTCCCGAAGGCGACGATCACGGGCGGCTCTCCGGGGCGTCGGCCGGCCGGGGCGTCGTCGGCGAGGTCCTGGCCGTGCCGTTGGCGGCGTCGCGGCCGGGATCGCGCACGAGCTCGGGTGCGGGCCCGTACTGGAGCTCCTTGGTGCGTTCGAGGATCTCCTCCGACAGTGTCCGGTTGGTGCTCAGCAGGTCGGCGATGACCAGGAGCGCGAAGCACAGCAGCGAGCCGACCAGCATGGTGGTGCCGAACACGACGGACTGCACGTGCCCGGCCCCGTGCCCCTCGGTCCACAGGACGAGGAACCGCACGAGCGGCACGATGCCCGCGACCCCGAACACGGCCCCGAGCGTGAGGAACACGCCGTACGGCTTGTACATCACGTAGCTGCGGGCGATGGCCTTGCCCGACTGGCCCATGTGCTGCCAGATGTTCTTGAACAGCCGCGACGGGCGCGTCCTGGCGTTGGTGGTGATGGGCACCGAGGCGATCCGCAGTCGCTTGTTGCCCGCCTGGATGATGGTCTCCATCGTGTAGCTGAACTGCGTCAGCACGCTCAGCCGCATGAGCGCGGCACGCGAGTACGCGCGGAAGCCCGATGCGGCGTCGGGCAGCGACGTGCCCGCGGCGACCGACACGACGCGTGACCCGACGCGCTGCATGAGCTTCTTGAACGGCGAGAAGTGCGCGATGGTCGCCGTCTGCCGGTCGCCGATGGCGATGTCGGCCTCACGCCGCAGCAAGGGCCCCACCAGCGCCGGGATCATCTCCTGCGGGTACTGGTTGTCGCCATCGGTGTTCACAACGATGTCGGCGCCGTGCCGCAGCGCATAGTCGATGCCGTCACGGAACGAGCGCGCCAGGCCTATGTTGCGCGTGTGCCGAACGACGTGCTCGACGCCGAGCGCGCGCGCGACCTCGACCGTGCGGTCCGTCGAGCCGTCGTCGATGACGACGACGTGCACCTCGTCGATCCCGGGGATCTCTCGCGGGATCGACGCCAGAACGAGGGGCAGCGTGGCCTCCTCGTTGAGGCACGGGATCTGCACGAACAGCTTCATCGACGGCCTCCAGCCTCGGGAACGGGGGAACTCCGCCGTGCGACGACGGCGCTGCGTACGACGACGGCGACGGCTCCCACGGCGAGCGCCGCGGCGGCACCGACGGTCGCCGCCAGCCAGCCTGGGCTCAGCGGGCTCCACGCCGCCCAACGCGCGAGGGCGTCACCGAAGGTGTCATCCGCACAACGGTAGAACGCCCCAAACGCCCAGGCGAGCCCGCTGGCGCCGGAAAGCAGCCCGAGCCCGGTCACGACGACGAGCGTCACCCGCGCGCGGTCCTCACGCCGCCTGACCGTGTGCCACAGCCCCACGGCGAGCAGCGCGCCGAGCGCGGCCAGGCCACCGTAGACGTACCGCCCGTGCAGCGCGACGAGGCGGTCGGTGTCTCGCCAGAACTGCCACGCGTTGAAGATCACCCCGAACGTCAGCCCAGCGGGCAGCGCGGCGAGCACCAGCGCTCCGCGGCGCGTTCCAGGGACGGTCAGCGCGACGACGCCCGCGGCCGCGAGCAGCACCGATCCCAGCACCACGAGCCGCAGGTCGAGCCAGATCTCGAGCCACGAGAGGTGACCCCAGAACGACTGTGCGACACGCCGCACCGCCGTGGGCAGCACGTCGGCCGCGGGCACGATGTCCAGCCGGGACACGTCCCGCGGGCGCCCCACGGGCTGCACCGCACCGAGCACGAGCACGTTGCGCACCCACCACCATCCGCCCGCGGCGAGGGCGGTTCCCAGCGCGGTCGCGCACCGCGCTGCGCGCG from Xylanimonas allomyrinae carries:
- a CDS encoding glycosyltransferase yields the protein MIVAFGTYDAARHPRAGILVAGLRAHGREVVEVNRPLGFTTAERVRMLREPWRLPVLLVRMLTCWARLTAAAVTLRARRGTPAAVLVGYLGHFDVLLARVLYPRTTLVLDHLVFAADTALDRGARGLRVRVLGLLDRAATRAADVVLVDTAEHLAMLRDPGKGVVVPVGAPDAWLAAGEPDAAAAGPADGEPLRVVFFGLFTPLQGAPVIGAALTLAAAAGTPLDVTMVGSGQDLAATRAAAPSGTAGSVRVTWHEWIDPAALPGIVASHHVCLGIFSATPKGLRVVPNKVYQGLAAGRVVVTSDTAPQRRALGEHLELVPPADAAALAARLAELADPARYAAAAARARAGRDEVRPAVVVAPLLGRLAASLGSAAA
- a CDS encoding glycosyltransferase family 2 protein, with the protein product MKLFVQIPCLNEEATLPLVLASIPREIPGIDEVHVVVIDDGSTDRTVEVARALGVEHVVRHTRNIGLARSFRDGIDYALRHGADIVVNTDGDNQYPQEMIPALVGPLLRREADIAIGDRQTATIAHFSPFKKLMQRVGSRVVSVAAGTSLPDAASGFRAYSRAALMRLSVLTQFSYTMETIIQAGNKRLRIASVPITTNARTRPSRLFKNIWQHMGQSGKAIARSYVMYKPYGVFLTLGAVFGVAGIVPLVRFLVLWTEGHGAGHVQSVVFGTTMLVGSLLCFALLVIADLLSTNRTLSEEILERTKELQYGPAPELVRDPGRDAANGTARTSPTTPRPADAPESRP